In a genomic window of Jaculus jaculus isolate mJacJac1 chromosome 8, mJacJac1.mat.Y.cur, whole genome shotgun sequence:
- the Muc15 gene encoding mucin-15, with amino-acid sequence MRHLTHLFSDARTPVTFQLPSVSTCEFWRSLLLKSLPKKSTMLTLAKIVLISILFLSLPFSSHEKENLGRNTTQSMAKEWKLVENMSIPLERKENVHSDNENRNDSNSKGTDSPLFDVSSLYEIINSTNNLPMDNSSEVPRLTSTFSTIPSLAHGFVSKLPLNSSLRDENLLPASKPPNSVHTISSENFTWSLDNGTMNDPDNSSPAISLFTPALNATAETPFTMEPTRWITTSSDNFADFTPYQEKTTLQPTTKFTNNSKLFPNTSDPPKESRSTGIVFGAILGAILGASLLSLVGYLLCGKRKTDSFSHRRLYDDRNEPVLRLDNAPEPYDVNLGDSSYYNPTVNASSMAEGGEFGPDSIPMGDISPHRTSM; translated from the exons atCCCTCTTATTAAAATCATTACCAAAGAAGTCTACAATGTTGACCTTAGCCAAAATTGTGTTGATTTCGATTCTGTTCCTTTCTTTACCATTTTCAAGTCATGAGAAAGAAAATCTAGGAAGAAACACCACACAAAGCATGGCAAAAGAATGGAAACTAGTAGAAAATATGTCTATTccactggaaagaaaagaaaatgtacattCAGACAATGAAAATAGAAATGACTCCAATTCCAAGGGAACTGATTCCCCTCTTTTTGATGTATCTTCACTCTATGAAATAATAAATTCCACCAATAATTTGCCAATGGACAACTCCTCTGAGGTTCCAAGACTCACATCTACATTTTCCACGATCCCTTCCTTGGCACATGGCTTTGTTTCAAAATTGCCTTTGAACTCATCTCTAAGAGATGAAAACCTTTTGCCAGCCTCAAAACCTCCCAATTCTGTACATACAATATCATCAGAAAACTTCACTTGGTCTTTGGACAATGGCACCATGAATGATCCTGACAACAGTTCCCCTGCAATTAGTCTCTTCACCCCAGCACTGAATGCCACAGCTGAGACCCCTTTCACAATGGAACCAACTAGATGGATTACAACAAGCAGTGATAATTTTGCTGATTTTACCCCCTATCAAGAAAAAACAACTTTACAGCCCACCACAAAATTCACCAATAATTCAAAACTATTTCCAAATACTTCAGATCCCCCAAAAG AGAGCAGAAGTACTGGAATAGTATTTGGGGCCATTTTGGGGGCAATTCTGGGGGCCTCACTGCTTAGTCTTGTTGGGTACTTATTGTGTGGAAAAAGGAAAACCGACTCATTTTCCCACCGTCGACTTTATGATGACAGAAATGAACCAG ttctgcgATTAGACAATGCACCAGAACCATATGATGTCAATTTAGGAGATTCTAGTTACTACAACCCAACTGTGAATGCCTCATCTATGGCAGAAGGTGGGGAATTTGGGCCTGACAGCATTCCAATGGGTGACATATCACCACATCGTACCTCGATGTAA